A DNA window from Bdellovibrio sp. BCCA contains the following coding sequences:
- a CDS encoding RNA methyltransferase, with protein sequence MAETPYVPRLAIGLVHYPVRDRLQKTVATNITNFDIHDIARAAQVYGVEKYYIIHPMQEQLMFVERVLDHWRTGQGAKFNPMRKTALGPVKTAESVEKALADWNVPDCLTIATSARVEWAKKKYSFAELRNQMHVEKKPVFMLFGTGFGMTEELIGSCSGVLESIRGAPPNDYRHLSVRSAVSICLDRVMGPW encoded by the coding sequence ATGGCTGAGACTCCCTATGTTCCTCGACTTGCTATAGGACTGGTTCATTATCCCGTGCGCGATCGTTTGCAGAAAACGGTGGCGACGAATATCACGAATTTCGATATCCATGACATCGCACGGGCGGCTCAAGTTTATGGGGTGGAAAAATATTACATCATCCACCCCATGCAAGAGCAGCTCATGTTCGTAGAACGGGTTTTAGACCACTGGAGAACGGGGCAGGGGGCGAAGTTCAATCCGATGAGAAAGACGGCTCTAGGCCCCGTTAAAACAGCCGAGAGCGTTGAAAAAGCTCTCGCCGACTGGAATGTTCCTGACTGTCTGACGATTGCAACCTCGGCGCGGGTCGAGTGGGCGAAGAAAAAATACTCATTTGCTGAGCTGCGCAATCAAATGCATGTAGAAAAGAAACCCGTTTTTATGCTATTTGGTACTGGCTTTGGCATGACAGAGGAACTGATTGGGTCTTGCTCTGGGGTTCTTGAGAGTATTCGAGGAGCTCCCCCCAATGATTACCGCCATCTTTCTGTGAGATCGGCAGTAAGTATCTGTCTTGACCGCGTAATGGGTCCATGGTAG
- the trmD gene encoding tRNA (guanosine(37)-N1)-methyltransferase TrmD codes for MLTIDVITLFPEMIETAVSHGVLGQALKSDLLSVKAHTPREFASDRHRTVDDRPFGGGDGMIMLPETLEKTIQKVQHKNSKIVYLSPQGKTLTDETARALSKEEHLVFICGRYGGIDQRIINEYVDEELSIGDYVLSGGELGALVVIDALARFIPGVLGHDDSAQKDSFSEGLLEHPNFTRPRECLNQEVPEILLSGNHKLIEEWKHRVSALVTLKKRPDLFKEYIKKENEKYYAQKKKKTGPPLKELKEFFFQMSAQEKQVLGLEDVREEDLNG; via the coding sequence ATGCTAACGATTGATGTGATCACTCTTTTTCCTGAGATGATTGAAACGGCCGTGTCTCACGGTGTTTTAGGTCAGGCTTTAAAGAGTGATCTCTTGTCCGTCAAAGCGCACACACCTCGTGAATTCGCCTCTGATCGTCATCGTACCGTGGATGATCGTCCTTTCGGCGGCGGCGACGGCATGATCATGCTGCCAGAGACTCTCGAAAAAACGATTCAAAAAGTGCAACATAAGAATTCCAAAATTGTGTATCTGTCTCCGCAAGGAAAAACTCTGACAGATGAAACCGCTCGCGCCCTTTCTAAAGAAGAACATTTGGTTTTTATCTGTGGCCGCTACGGTGGTATCGATCAAAGAATCATTAATGAATATGTCGATGAAGAGCTTTCTATCGGTGACTATGTGTTGTCGGGTGGGGAGTTGGGGGCACTCGTTGTGATTGATGCTCTGGCGCGTTTTATTCCAGGCGTGTTGGGTCACGACGATTCAGCTCAAAAAGACAGTTTTTCAGAGGGGCTTTTAGAGCATCCTAATTTCACAAGACCGCGTGAGTGTTTAAATCAAGAAGTGCCGGAAATTTTATTGAGCGGAAATCACAAGCTCATTGAAGAGTGGAAGCACAGGGTTTCTGCTCTCGTGACTTTGAAAAAACGCCCGGACTTATTTAAAGAATATATAAAAAAAGAAAACGAAAAGTATTACGCACAGAAGAAGAAAAAGACGGGACCTCCGTTAAAGGAACTCAAAGAATTTTTCTTTCAAATGTCGGCCCAAGAAAAACAAGTTTTGGGTTTAGAAGATGTGCGTGAGGAAGATTTAAATGGCTGA
- the rimM gene encoding ribosome maturation factor RimM (Essential for efficient processing of 16S rRNA), translating into MKLVGKVREAHGLKGDLYVVIFSGDITWAKKMKNFGLKAKGSEEINNFSVERTKPFKKGFIVKAKEIADRTAAEGVEHMEFFVDDDLFVSKPGEGIYLSEILNFKLKNPEQVVLGEIVGFSSNGVQDLLVVDIAGKKAEIPFVDAFIKKIDFKHQSIVMDLPEGLLDIENA; encoded by the coding sequence ATGAAATTAGTTGGAAAAGTTCGCGAAGCCCATGGTCTTAAAGGGGATCTTTATGTTGTCATTTTTTCTGGCGACATCACATGGGCAAAGAAAATGAAAAACTTTGGCTTAAAAGCTAAAGGTTCTGAAGAGATCAATAATTTCTCTGTGGAAAGAACGAAACCTTTCAAAAAAGGTTTTATCGTGAAAGCAAAAGAAATTGCGGATCGCACGGCTGCTGAAGGTGTTGAGCACATGGAGTTCTTCGTTGATGATGATCTCTTTGTTTCTAAACCAGGCGAAGGCATTTATCTTTCTGAAATTTTGAACTTCAAATTGAAAAATCCAGAGCAAGTCGTATTAGGTGAAATCGTCGGTTTCTCTTCCAATGGCGTTCAAGATCTTCTGGTTGTCGATATCGCAGGGAAAAAAGCGGAAATTCCATTCGTCGATGCTTTCATCAAGAAAATCGATTTCAAACATCAATCTATCGTGATGGATTTGCCTGAAGGGCTTTTGGATATCGAGAACGCTTAA
- a CDS encoding KH domain-containing protein, with translation MDSLKDLVEFMAKSLVDKPEKVEVDEIPGQQTTLLALKVDKEDLGKVIGKQGKTAAAMRTIIRAAGTKLNKRYHLDIVE, from the coding sequence ATGGATAGCTTGAAAGACCTCGTAGAATTCATGGCAAAGTCCTTAGTGGACAAACCTGAAAAAGTCGAAGTTGATGAAATCCCTGGTCAGCAAACTACACTTCTTGCTTTGAAGGTTGATAAAGAAGACCTCGGTAAAGTGATTGGTAAGCAAGGTAAAACTGCTGCGGCTATGAGAACAATTATCCGTGCAGCTGGTACTAAGCTAAACAAACGTTATCACTTAGATATCGTCGAATAA
- the rpsP gene encoding 30S ribosomal protein S16: MAVVIRLARMGAKHDPKYRITVADSRRYVTGKFLDILGTYIPTPKGNDKKVELDLAKVEEWIKKGAQPTDRVKHVIKLAQAK; this comes from the coding sequence ATGGCAGTTGTAATTCGTTTGGCTCGTATGGGCGCTAAGCATGATCCTAAATACCGCATCACTGTGGCGGACTCTCGTCGTTACGTTACTGGTAAATTCCTTGATATTCTTGGGACTTACATCCCAACTCCAAAAGGTAACGACAAAAAGGTTGAGCTTGATCTAGCTAAAGTTGAAGAGTGGATCAAAAAAGGTGCTCAGCCTACAGACCGTGTAAAACACGTTATCAAATTGGCTCAAGCTAAATAA
- the ffh gene encoding signal recognition particle protein codes for MFENLSDKIMASLKKVRGQSKITEANVEDVIKEIRLSLLEADVNFKVVKTFIDKVKAKALGADVLQNVNPGQMFVKIVHDELVNVLGGGAVDINVRENPSVLFLVGLQGAGKTTSAAKLALYIRQKLGKKPGLVPADIYRPAAIDQLQTLGRQNNIPTFPTEVGMKPEEILEKSKQWAKDNMVDVVIVDTAGRLQIDEELMGELGRLRDIWTPQEILLVADAMLGQQSVNVAEGFHKRLTLTGLILTKVDGDARGGAALSIREVTGIPIKFLGVGEKVSALEVFHPDRLAGRILDMGDVLSLVEKAQEVIDEKSARDSAKKIMKNEFTLEDFLTQIQQLKKMGGFESILKFLPGMGELSKQLKNMTPPDAEMKKIEAIIRSMTYEERHNHKVLNASRRQRIAKGSGTQVQDVNKLVKQFEDAKKMMGGLMKMGMGRGGMKFPF; via the coding sequence ATGTTTGAGAATTTATCTGACAAGATCATGGCGAGTCTTAAAAAGGTCCGTGGGCAAAGCAAAATCACGGAAGCCAACGTTGAAGACGTCATCAAAGAAATCCGCTTAAGTCTTCTTGAAGCCGATGTGAACTTCAAAGTCGTTAAGACATTTATTGATAAAGTAAAAGCCAAGGCTCTTGGCGCTGACGTCCTTCAAAACGTCAACCCAGGCCAGATGTTCGTTAAGATTGTTCACGATGAACTCGTGAACGTCCTTGGTGGCGGAGCCGTTGATATCAACGTGCGCGAAAACCCCAGTGTGCTGTTCTTAGTCGGTCTTCAGGGGGCCGGTAAAACGACTTCGGCAGCGAAGTTGGCTCTTTATATTCGCCAAAAATTAGGAAAAAAGCCGGGACTTGTTCCCGCCGATATCTATCGTCCGGCGGCGATTGATCAGTTGCAAACTCTAGGTCGTCAAAACAACATTCCGACATTCCCAACAGAAGTGGGAATGAAGCCGGAAGAGATCTTAGAAAAATCCAAACAGTGGGCGAAAGACAACATGGTTGATGTTGTGATCGTCGATACTGCGGGCCGCTTGCAAATTGATGAAGAATTGATGGGTGAGTTGGGGCGCCTGAGAGACATCTGGACTCCGCAAGAAATTCTTCTCGTCGCCGATGCGATGCTCGGTCAGCAATCTGTGAATGTCGCAGAGGGCTTCCATAAGCGTCTAACTCTGACAGGTTTAATTCTCACGAAAGTAGATGGGGATGCGCGCGGTGGTGCGGCTTTGTCTATTCGTGAAGTGACAGGAATTCCTATTAAGTTCCTCGGTGTCGGGGAAAAAGTTTCTGCTCTTGAAGTTTTCCATCCTGATCGTTTGGCAGGACGTATCCTTGATATGGGTGACGTTCTTTCTTTGGTGGAAAAAGCTCAAGAAGTGATTGACGAAAAGTCGGCTCGTGATTCTGCGAAAAAGATCATGAAAAACGAGTTCACTTTGGAAGACTTCCTGACTCAGATTCAGCAGCTCAAAAAAATGGGCGGCTTTGAGAGTATCTTGAAATTTTTACCGGGCATGGGAGAGTTGAGCAAACAGCTTAAGAATATGACCCCTCCGGATGCTGAAATGAAAAAGATTGAAGCCATCATCCGTTCTATGACTTATGAAGAACGCCACAATCACAAGGTTCTAAATGCATCGCGTCGTCAGAGAATCGCAAAAGGTAGCGGGACTCAAGTTCAGGACGTGAACAAGCTGGTAAAGCAGTTTGAGGATGCGAAAAAGATGATGGGCGGGCTCATGAAAATGGGAATGGGTCGAGGTGGGATGAAGTTCCCATTTTAA
- a CDS encoding MBL fold metallo-hydrolase, with protein MKRFLLIFLSGIVVSLPTWSQNEKIRVTVLYTGTASPLEGSTIQGGSWFKKFPMVHPAFLIEHPKGIFLFDTGLGKTAKTQVQDMPWWARLATRFEQEETAVDQLKKLNIKPERIIVSHVHYDHVSGLADMPEVPVEILPQELEFTKIKGASPAVFPSLFSDKTPWKTYELENKEYEGYSKSRDIFGDGSLVLVGMPGHTPGSVGLFINIGNKKRAFLVGDTVWNSEALENGLPKFWLSRKFADTNSDEVLERIKELQALHKKYPELLIVPSHDAKAVAAFADLMKL; from the coding sequence ATGAAAAGATTTTTGCTAATTTTCCTAAGTGGAATTGTTGTCAGTCTTCCGACATGGTCTCAAAACGAAAAGATAAGGGTGACAGTTCTTTACACCGGAACGGCGTCACCTCTTGAAGGATCGACCATTCAAGGTGGCTCCTGGTTTAAGAAATTTCCCATGGTGCATCCGGCATTTTTGATCGAACATCCCAAAGGAATTTTTTTATTTGATACCGGCTTAGGAAAAACAGCGAAGACTCAGGTACAGGACATGCCTTGGTGGGCGCGGCTTGCGACTCGTTTTGAACAAGAAGAGACGGCTGTTGATCAACTGAAAAAACTGAATATCAAACCAGAGCGCATTATCGTATCGCACGTGCATTATGATCACGTCAGCGGACTTGCGGATATGCCCGAAGTGCCCGTCGAAATACTTCCTCAAGAGTTGGAATTCACAAAAATCAAAGGCGCTTCTCCCGCGGTGTTTCCTTCTCTGTTTTCAGATAAAACTCCGTGGAAAACATATGAACTCGAGAATAAGGAATACGAAGGCTATTCAAAGAGTCGCGATATTTTCGGCGATGGAAGTCTTGTCTTAGTAGGAATGCCGGGACATACGCCAGGTTCGGTGGGACTTTTTATTAATATCGGCAATAAAAAACGCGCGTTTCTTGTCGGAGACACTGTGTGGAACTCAGAAGCTCTCGAAAACGGACTTCCTAAGTTTTGGCTCTCAAGAAAATTTGCAGATACAAACTCAGATGAAGTCTTAGAACGCATCAAAGAACTTCAAGCTCTTCATAAAAAGTATCCAGAGCTTTTAATTGTTCCCAGTCACGATGCTAAAGCCGTCGCAGCTTTCGCGGATTTGATGAAGCTCTAA
- a CDS encoding ABC transporter permease has product MTGFVTIFHREIARFLKVIVQTVITPFVSSFLYLLIFGVSLGEQMAAHQGVSYLAFLIPGLMMMGLINNSFQNSSSSIVSSKFSGDLEDLRVAPITDREIIWAMSLGSLVRGSIVALITYMVGSAFMLYQQGEWLAIAHPMITLFFLIVAGLIFGMIGISIAFWATTFDQLSAFSAFILLPLTYLGGVFLSIEHLHPFWQMVSKANPLLYLINGLRYGILGVSDVNVWTAAVISLIGFVFFYMAAHWSLKKGSFQRW; this is encoded by the coding sequence ATGACTGGATTTGTAACGATCTTTCACCGAGAAATCGCACGCTTTTTAAAAGTCATCGTGCAAACGGTGATTACTCCATTTGTGTCTTCATTCCTTTATCTTTTGATCTTTGGCGTGTCATTGGGTGAACAGATGGCAGCTCATCAAGGTGTGAGCTATTTGGCGTTCTTGATTCCAGGTCTTATGATGATGGGGCTTATCAATAACTCTTTTCAAAACTCCTCGTCATCCATCGTGTCTTCAAAATTCTCTGGCGACTTGGAAGATCTTCGCGTGGCACCCATAACAGATCGGGAAATCATCTGGGCCATGAGTCTCGGATCCCTAGTTCGCGGCTCTATCGTCGCTTTGATCACTTACATGGTAGGTTCAGCTTTTATGCTTTATCAACAAGGGGAGTGGCTCGCCATCGCGCACCCCATGATCACATTGTTTTTCTTAATTGTTGCGGGATTGATTTTTGGAATGATCGGTATCAGCATTGCTTTTTGGGCAACGACCTTCGATCAGTTATCGGCATTTTCGGCATTCATTTTATTGCCTCTTACTTATTTAGGCGGGGTGTTCTTATCTATAGAACATCTTCATCCATTCTGGCAGATGGTTTCAAAGGCCAATCCATTATTATATCTTATTAACGGTCTTCGTTACGGTATTTTGGGAGTCAGCGACGTCAATGTCTGGACTGCCGCTGTGATTTCATTGATCGGTTTTGTTTTCTTTTATATGGCCGCGCATTGGAGTCTTAAAAAAGGTTCTTTCCAGCGCTGGTAA
- a CDS encoding ABC transporter ATP-binding protein, with product MILPLEILDLRKRYKDSTVEAVKGVTFDVKGGEIFGLLGPNGAGKTTIISAITTLEKPTSGSVKVFGVDVTKDPMFTKRQIGVVHQEVINSGFFDVEEILEFHSGYYGLRKNTERIHFLLNKLALYEHRNKKVKQLSGGMKRRLMIAKALVHNPKLLLLDEPTAGVDIRLREDLWKFVQELRNEGMSILLTTHYLEEAEQLCDRVGIINLGALVCLGNTKEIIRQYTHKKIRMILTENFSVASSYLVDVIGKEYLFVVPQNKPLGEVISEVGIPTDLIRDVQIEEGDLEDAFLKLVSQKKEVQAPL from the coding sequence ATGATTCTTCCATTAGAAATCCTCGACCTTAGAAAAAGGTACAAGGATAGCACAGTAGAAGCTGTAAAAGGCGTGACCTTCGATGTGAAAGGCGGGGAGATCTTCGGTCTTTTGGGACCGAATGGAGCAGGGAAGACGACAATTATTTCTGCGATCACAACCTTGGAGAAACCAACATCAGGATCTGTGAAAGTTTTCGGTGTGGACGTTACCAAAGATCCGATGTTCACGAAAAGACAAATCGGCGTTGTTCACCAAGAAGTAATCAATTCTGGCTTTTTTGATGTCGAAGAAATTTTGGAATTTCACTCTGGTTACTACGGCCTTCGCAAGAATACAGAGCGCATTCATTTTCTTTTAAACAAATTGGCTTTGTATGAACACAGAAATAAAAAAGTAAAACAACTCTCAGGCGGGATGAAACGCCGTCTGATGATTGCTAAAGCTTTGGTTCACAATCCCAAACTCTTGCTCCTTGATGAACCAACAGCGGGAGTAGATATTCGCCTCCGTGAAGATCTTTGGAAGTTCGTTCAAGAACTTCGCAATGAAGGCATGTCGATTCTTCTGACAACCCACTATTTGGAAGAAGCTGAGCAGCTTTGTGACCGCGTCGGGATTATCAACCTCGGTGCATTGGTGTGTTTGGGAAATACAAAAGAAATCATTCGTCAGTACACGCATAAAAAAATCCGCATGATTCTGACAGAAAACTTTTCAGTAGCGTCATCGTACTTGGTGGATGTCATAGGGAAAGAGTATCTCTTCGTTGTTCCGCAAAACAAACCTTTGGGCGAAGTCATCAGCGAAGTGGGAATTCCGACAGACCTTATTCGCGACGTACAAATTGAAGAAGGGGATCTTGAAGACGCCTTCTTAAAACTTGTCAGCCAAAAGAAAGAAGTGCAGGCGCCTCTATGA
- a CDS encoding peptide chain release factor 3, with translation MLATPQVQKEIQRRRTFAIISHPDAGKTTLTEKLLYHGGVIHETGEVKGKQGSKAVTSDWMAMEREKGISITSSVMTFDFEGLRVNLLDTPGHKDFSEDTYRVLMAVDSACMLIDVAKGVEERTKKLYEVCRLRKVPIFTFVNKLDREGKDPLTLIDEVEKTLNMQCYPVTWPLGIGQRFRGIYNRLTKEIWIYDQRREEVEDYKIIPFEKGKDDQILYQYLDKESADQVLEELDLIESALPPFDVNEFLDGTISPVTFGSAKQNFGVDTFLKFFTQYAPGPQARHTKDDKEIDPCDANFTGFVFKIQANMDKRHRDRIAFIRICSGKFERGMKVKHSRHDKELRLSYASQFVAADKETVDDAYAGDIVGVGDTGNFAIGDCVYASGKIHFEDIPKFAPELFGRLSVRDALKRQKMQEALNHLSEEGAIQLFIDPIVGPQDPIIGAVGELQFEVLLRRLQDEYNLEVKLNRLPYGVARWPRTAEGKPVAELKGGANMFRDLQDNPVVLVNQEWDLNWLKRENPTVEFHTSITRAR, from the coding sequence ATGCTCGCCACACCTCAGGTTCAGAAAGAAATCCAACGCCGTCGTACTTTTGCCATCATTTCGCATCCGGATGCGGGTAAGACGACTTTGACCGAAAAATTACTTTATCACGGTGGCGTGATCCACGAAACCGGGGAAGTGAAGGGGAAGCAGGGAAGTAAAGCCGTCACTTCAGACTGGATGGCGATGGAGCGTGAGAAGGGGATCTCGATCACGTCTTCTGTGATGACGTTTGATTTTGAAGGCTTGCGTGTAAACCTTCTCGATACGCCGGGGCATAAAGACTTCTCTGAGGATACGTACCGCGTTTTGATGGCGGTGGATTCTGCCTGCATGTTGATCGACGTTGCGAAAGGTGTCGAGGAGCGTACTAAAAAACTTTATGAAGTCTGCCGTCTGCGCAAAGTTCCTATTTTCACATTCGTAAACAAGCTCGACCGTGAAGGTAAAGACCCTCTCACTTTGATTGATGAAGTTGAAAAAACTCTGAACATGCAATGCTATCCGGTGACCTGGCCGTTAGGTATCGGTCAACGTTTCCGTGGTATCTACAATCGTCTGACAAAAGAGATCTGGATTTACGATCAACGCCGCGAAGAAGTGGAAGACTACAAAATCATCCCCTTTGAAAAAGGCAAAGACGATCAAATTCTTTACCAATACCTCGATAAAGAATCCGCAGATCAAGTGCTTGAAGAGTTAGATCTTATCGAAAGTGCTCTTCCGCCATTTGATGTGAATGAGTTTCTAGATGGCACGATTTCTCCTGTGACATTTGGTTCGGCGAAGCAAAATTTCGGGGTGGATACATTCCTAAAATTTTTCACGCAGTACGCACCAGGACCGCAAGCACGTCATACAAAAGACGATAAAGAAATCGATCCATGCGATGCAAACTTCACAGGCTTTGTATTTAAAATCCAAGCCAATATGGACAAGCGTCACAGAGACCGCATTGCCTTCATTCGTATTTGCTCAGGAAAATTTGAGCGCGGCATGAAAGTAAAACACTCTCGTCACGATAAGGAATTGCGTTTGTCTTACGCGAGTCAATTCGTCGCGGCCGACAAAGAAACTGTCGACGACGCTTACGCTGGCGATATCGTGGGTGTGGGGGATACAGGAAACTTTGCTATTGGCGACTGTGTCTATGCTTCTGGTAAAATTCATTTCGAAGATATTCCAAAATTTGCCCCGGAACTTTTCGGCCGTCTTTCAGTGCGTGATGCATTGAAGCGCCAAAAGATGCAGGAGGCGTTGAATCACTTATCTGAAGAAGGTGCTATTCAATTATTCATCGATCCTATCGTTGGTCCACAAGATCCAATCATTGGTGCGGTCGGGGAACTTCAATTCGAAGTTCTTTTGCGTCGTTTGCAGGATGAATACAACTTGGAAGTGAAACTCAATCGTCTTCCTTACGGCGTGGCTCGTTGGCCAAGAACGGCTGAAGGGAAACCCGTCGCTGAACTCAAAGGTGGCGCGAATATGTTCCGCGATTTGCAAGACAACCCTGTGGTGCTGGTAAATCAAGAATGGGATTTAAACTGGCTTAAACGCGAAAATCCAACAGTGGAGTTTCACACAAGCATCACGCGCGCGAGGTAA
- the trhO gene encoding oxygen-dependent tRNA uridine(34) hydroxylase TrhO, which translates to MSSTSAYYVTAYYKFQKLTNLEQVQKDLETKADELNVKGLVILGEEGFNSTCAASSVESFNAWKQFIRDYFSAPNLFFKDSESEKAPFRRFKVKIREEIVTTGIPEMMPPEGKNQHLTPTEWNRVLKEENDYVMIDTRNWYEYKIGTFKGALNPNIEKFTDFPQYIESQGISKDKKMLIFCTGGIRCEKGILELQKQGYDNVFQLDGGIINYMKEYPNDQFEGECFVFDHRVALDQNLQPSTKYGLCPHCGQPSEIKISCKRCDSEELICVECSELEFKKDTCSKNCAHQYKLHPGKKGPKQVVPFEIEKLKAEGAEEIPTIRVSKTKIVTVNDKGESQTVTAKT; encoded by the coding sequence ATGTCTTCGACTTCGGCCTATTATGTTACGGCTTACTATAAATTTCAAAAACTTACGAATCTAGAACAAGTCCAAAAAGACCTCGAAACAAAAGCAGATGAACTCAACGTCAAAGGTCTTGTGATCTTGGGTGAAGAGGGTTTTAACTCCACGTGCGCGGCTTCTTCTGTCGAATCTTTCAATGCTTGGAAACAGTTTATTCGTGACTACTTCTCAGCTCCAAATTTGTTTTTTAAAGATTCTGAATCCGAGAAAGCTCCATTTCGCCGTTTTAAAGTGAAAATCCGCGAAGAAATCGTGACAACGGGAATTCCGGAGATGATGCCTCCTGAAGGGAAAAATCAACACCTCACTCCGACAGAGTGGAATCGTGTTTTGAAAGAAGAAAATGACTATGTGATGATCGATACTCGCAACTGGTATGAGTATAAAATCGGAACTTTCAAAGGCGCTTTGAATCCCAATATCGAAAAGTTCACGGACTTTCCTCAGTACATCGAGAGCCAAGGTATTTCGAAAGACAAAAAAATGCTGATCTTCTGCACAGGCGGCATTCGCTGTGAAAAAGGCATTTTGGAATTGCAAAAACAAGGTTACGACAATGTTTTTCAATTGGACGGCGGTATTATCAACTACATGAAGGAATACCCGAACGATCAGTTCGAGGGAGAATGCTTCGTGTTCGATCATCGTGTGGCTTTGGATCAAAACCTTCAGCCATCCACAAAGTACGGCCTTTGCCCTCACTGCGGTCAGCCTTCGGAAATTAAGATTTCATGCAAACGTTGTGACTCGGAAGAGTTGATCTGTGTTGAGTGCTCTGAGCTTGAGTTTAAAAAAGATACTTGCTCTAAAAACTGCGCACACCAATACAAACTTCATCCGGGCAAAAAAGGCCCAAAACAAGTGGTGCCTTTTGAAATTGAAAAATTAAAAGCTGAAGGCGCTGAAGAAATTCCCACGATCCGCGTGTCTAAAACGAAGATCGTGACTGTGAATGATAAAGGCGAATCGCAAACTGTCACAGCGAAAACCTAA
- a CDS encoding BON domain-containing protein encodes MKESENRSHGLTAFLIGASLGAAAMYFLDPTRGNQRRAVARDKAISFTKRAGRRGEKIVTDLRNQAQGMKSEVQRHLRKEEVSDEILEQRVRSIFGRKVRHAKAIKVKVEEGTVILSGPILNREVRGLINSIESVPGVKSVQDELSKYENAGDISSLQGKGARYFQ; translated from the coding sequence ATGAAAGAAAGTGAGAATAGATCCCATGGTTTAACGGCTTTTCTTATTGGTGCGTCTCTGGGTGCTGCAGCTATGTATTTTTTAGATCCGACACGAGGTAATCAACGGCGAGCTGTGGCTCGTGACAAAGCCATCAGTTTCACGAAGCGGGCAGGACGTCGAGGAGAAAAAATAGTGACGGATCTTCGCAATCAGGCGCAAGGAATGAAATCCGAGGTGCAAAGACATTTGCGCAAAGAGGAAGTGTCGGATGAAATTTTGGAACAGCGAGTGCGGTCCATCTTCGGTCGTAAAGTCCGTCACGCCAAGGCGATCAAAGTGAAAGTGGAAGAAGGCACAGTGATTCTTTCAGGACCCATTTTGAATCGTGAAGTCAGAGGACTTATTAACAGCATTGAAAGTGTGCCTGGCGTGAAGTCCGTGCAGGATGAACTTTCAAAGTATGAAAACGCTGGAGATATTTCTAGCTTGCAAGGGAAAGGGGCACGGTATTTTCAATAA